CCGCCGCTTTTCCACTCTTTTTCTGGCTACCAGCCTCCTACCACACACCGCCGGTAGCCGTGTCGGCGATCTTTGCCGGGCTGTTGACCAAGGTCGGCGTGTATGCCCTGGTGCGCGTCTTTACCTTGCTGTTTATCAACGATGTAGGCTACACCCACACCCTCATCCTGGTCATCGCCGGCCTGACGATGATCACGGGCGTGCTGGGAGCCGTAGCCCAAAACGACTTCCGCCGCATTCTGTCGTTTCATATCGTCAGCCAGATCGGCTACATGCTCATGGGCCTGGGACTCTATACCTCCCTAGGCCTCGCCGGAGCGGTGTTCTACATCATCCACCATATCATCGTCAAAACCAATCTGTTCCTGATCAGCGGCGTGGCACGCCGCGTCAGCGGCTCGTACCATCTGCAACGCACGGGTGGGCTTTACGCCTCCCATCCGACGATTGCCGCCTGTTTTCTGATCTCGGCGTTTTCGTTGGCGGGTCTGCCACCCTTTTCGGGCTTCTTCGCCAAACTCGCATTGATCCGCGCGGGCCTGGAAACAGCACAGTACGCCATCGTCGCCGTCTCACTGGTGGTCAGCTTTCTGACGCTATTTTCCATGACCAAGATCTGGACCGAAGCCTTCTGGAAGCCGGCCCCCCCGTCGGCACATGCACTGCCGGAAGGCGGTCTCAACGCGCTGCAGCAGGGGCTGGCGATCATGTCCCTGCCGATCATCGCACTGACACTGCTCAGCCTGCTGATCGGTCTTGGTGCCGGTCCGGCGTTAACGCTGGCACAGGCCGCCGCCGATCAACTGCTGCAGCCCTCAGGCTATATTCAGATCGTGATGGGAGGACGGCCATAAACGGGTTGCTGCTCAATCTGATTCTGGCGCTGGTGTGGGCTGCCGTCACGGGCGAGTTCACGGCAGAGAACGTGCTGCTCGGCTTTGGGCTCGGTTTTGTGATCCTGCTGTTCACGCGGCGCATCATCGG
This is a stretch of genomic DNA from Kallotenue papyrolyticum. It encodes these proteins:
- a CDS encoding Na+/H+ antiporter subunit D, coding for MNLLLLLPIALPLATAALTLLLHRHRPAQRALGVAGAGGLLIAAGALLANVWRAGIQVAQIGNWPAPFGITLVADLFSAIMVLLAGLMGFAVAIYSLTTIDVRREAFGYYSLLHVLLMGVCGAFLTGDLFNLYVWFEVLLIASFVLLALGGERAQLEGGIKYVTLNLLSSALFLAAVGLLYAETGTLNLAHLAQRLALVQPGLVTTIAMLFLVAFGIKAAAFPLFFWLPASYHTPPVAVSAIFAGLLTKVGVYALVRVFTLLFINDVGYTHTLILVIAGLTMITGVLGAVAQNDFRRILSFHIVSQIGYMLMGLGLYTSLGLAGAVFYIIHHIIVKTNLFLISGVARRVSGSYHLQRTGGLYASHPTIAACFLISAFSLAGLPPFSGFFAKLALIRAGLETAQYAIVAVSLVVSFLTLFSMTKIWTEAFWKPAPPSAHALPEGGLNALQQGLAIMSLPIIALTLLSLLIGLGAGPALTLAQAAADQLLQPSGYIQIVMGGRP